GGCCTGCACCTTCATGCGCGCCTTCGATGAGGCCGGGAATGTCGGCCAGCACAAAGCTCCGGGTGTCGATCGTTACGACGCCAAGGCCGGGGGTCAGTGTCGTAAAGGGATAGTCGGCAATCTTGGGCTTCGCGGCGCTCACGGCGGCCAGGAATGTCGATTTGCCGGCATTGGGCAGGCCGACCAGCCCGGCATCGGCAATGAGTTTCAGCCGCAGGATGATGGTCTTTTCCTGGCCTTCAAGGCCGGGGTTGGCGCGGCGGGGCGCCTGGTTGGTGGAACTCTTGAAGTAGGCATTGCCGAACCCGCCATTGCCGCCTTTCAGCAGCACGATGCGCTGGCCGACTTCCGTCATGTCGGCGATCAGCGTTTCCTCGTCTTCCTCGAAAATCTGCGTTCCGACGGGCACCTTCAGCACCACATCGGCGCCGTTCGCGCCGGCGCGGTTCTTGCCCATGCCATGCGTGCCGGTTTTCGCCCTGAAATGCTGCTGGAAGCGGTAGTCGATCAGTGTATTGAGGCCCTCGACGCATTCGACGATGACATCGCCACCCCTGCCGCCATCGCCGCCGTCCGGTCCGCCGAACTCGATGAACTTCTCACGCCGGAAGCTCACGCAGCCGGCGCCGCCATTGCCGGAGCGGACATAGATTTTCGCCTGATCGAGGAACTTCATCTCAATTGTCCAATCGCGCCAGCCGCATCGTGAGGCAGCGAACTTTTTCCTGTCGTGCCGCGCACCAGCGATATTCCTCGCCAGTATAGCGGAAGCCGAGCTTCGTCAGTACGCGGCCCGAAGCATGGTTCTCCCAATAATGCCCGGAGACGATCGTTTCCGCACCGAAGCGGGTAATCCCGTCTGCAAGTACGGCTCGGGCCGCCTCGGTCGCATAGCCGCGGTTCCAGTAAGGCTCGCCGATCCA
Above is a window of Parvibaculum lavamentivorans DS-1 DNA encoding:
- the obgE gene encoding GTPase ObgE, which gives rise to MKFLDQAKIYVRSGNGGAGCVSFRREKFIEFGGPDGGDGGRGGDVIVECVEGLNTLIDYRFQQHFRAKTGTHGMGKNRAGANGADVVLKVPVGTQIFEEDEETLIADMTEVGQRIVLLKGGNGGFGNAYFKSSTNQAPRRANPGLEGQEKTIILRLKLIADAGLVGLPNAGKSTFLAAVSAAKPKIADYPFTTLTPGLGVVTIDTRSFVLADIPGLIEGAHEGAGLGDRFLGHLERCSILIHLVDGTAEDVAEAYHIIRGEIEAYGAGLEDKPEILCLNKMDALSEEEREEKLALLAEESGSEVRLLSGVSGEGVKEVLRLAADEIWKTRAMEKAEAATGEEEEGWKP